One Mycolicibacterium crocinum DNA window includes the following coding sequences:
- the sufB gene encoding Fe-S cluster assembly protein SufB: MTLTPETPLTQEETIASLGKYGYGWADSDVAGASAQRGLSEAVVRDISAKKSEPEWMLDIRLKALRTFDKKPMPNWGSNLEGIDFDNIKYFVRSSEKQAATWDDLPADIKNTYDKLGIPEAEKQRLVSGVAAQYESEVVYHSIREDLEAQGVIFLDTDSGLREHPELFKQYFGTVIPAGDNKFSALNTAVWSGGSFIYVPKGVHVDIPLQAYFRINTENMGQFERTLIIVDEDAYVHYVEGCTAPIYKSDSLHSAVVEIIVKPGGRCRYTTIQNWSNNVYNLVTKRARAEAGATMEWVDGNIGSKVTMKYPAVWMTGEHAKGEVLSVAFAGEGQHQDTGAKMLHLAPYTSSNIVSKSVARGGGRASYRGLVQVNKGAHGSRSSVKCDALLVDTVSRSDTYPYVDIREDDVTMGHEATVSKVSEDQLFYLMSRGMTEDEAMAMVVRGFVEPIAKELPMEYALELNRLIELQMEGAVG, translated from the coding sequence ATGACACTCACCCCGGAGACGCCGTTGACCCAGGAGGAGACCATTGCCTCCCTGGGCAAATACGGCTACGGCTGGGCCGACTCCGACGTTGCCGGCGCCAGCGCGCAGCGTGGACTCTCCGAGGCTGTGGTGCGCGACATCTCGGCCAAGAAGAGCGAACCCGAATGGATGCTCGACATCCGCCTGAAGGCGCTGCGCACATTCGACAAGAAGCCGATGCCGAACTGGGGCTCCAATCTCGAGGGCATCGACTTCGACAACATCAAGTACTTCGTGCGCTCCAGCGAGAAGCAGGCCGCTACCTGGGATGACCTGCCCGCGGACATCAAGAACACTTACGACAAGCTCGGCATCCCTGAGGCCGAGAAGCAGCGCCTGGTCTCCGGCGTCGCCGCGCAGTACGAGTCCGAGGTCGTCTATCACTCGATCCGCGAGGACCTCGAGGCGCAGGGTGTCATCTTCCTCGACACCGATTCGGGCCTGCGGGAGCACCCGGAGCTGTTCAAGCAGTACTTCGGCACGGTGATCCCGGCCGGGGACAACAAGTTCTCCGCGCTCAACACCGCGGTGTGGTCGGGCGGCTCGTTCATCTACGTCCCGAAGGGCGTGCACGTCGACATCCCGCTGCAGGCGTACTTCCGGATCAACACCGAGAACATGGGCCAGTTCGAGCGGACGCTGATCATCGTCGACGAGGACGCCTACGTCCACTACGTCGAGGGTTGTACCGCGCCGATCTACAAGAGCGACTCGCTGCACTCGGCGGTCGTCGAGATCATCGTGAAGCCCGGCGGTCGGTGCCGGTACACGACCATCCAGAACTGGTCGAACAACGTCTACAACCTGGTGACCAAGCGCGCCCGTGCCGAGGCCGGCGCCACCATGGAGTGGGTCGACGGCAATATCGGCTCGAAGGTGACGATGAAGTACCCGGCCGTGTGGATGACCGGTGAGCACGCCAAGGGCGAGGTGCTCTCGGTGGCGTTCGCCGGCGAGGGGCAACACCAGGACACCGGCGCCAAGATGCTGCACCTGGCCCCGTACACGTCGAGCAATATCGTGTCCAAGTCGGTGGCGCGCGGCGGTGGCCGGGCGTCCTACCGCGGCCTGGTTCAGGTCAACAAGGGCGCACACGGGTCGCGTTCGAGCGTGAAATGCGATGCGCTGCTTGTCGATACGGTCAGCCGCAGCGACACCTACCCCTACGTCGACATCCGCGAGGACGACGTCACGATGGGGCATGAGGCCACCGTGTCCAAGGTCAGCGAGGATCAGCTGTTCTATCTGATGAGCCGCGGCATGACCGAAGACGAGGCCATGGCGATGGTCGTGCGCGGCTTCGTCGAGCCGATCGCCAAGGAGCTCCCGATGGAGTACGCCCTGGAGCTGAACCGGCTGATCGAGCTGCAAATGGAAGGTGCGGTCGGTTAA
- a CDS encoding FMN-binding glutamate synthase family protein, with protein MKKRTLAALVPAALAGIALQDLVQKEHALRRNFPVIARARYLLESIGPELRQYIITSNDDGRPFSRDQRRWVYTSAKKNNNYFAFGTDNDTENASYPIIKQATFSEVVPASPIHGRDIELPGGKILGGPRGRRHAFRPSSVVNVSAMSFGSLSPQAIQAINKGVKLAGSWHNTGEGGLSDHHRQGGDLVFQIGTGYFGCRNERGEFDLDRLIDVVGSGPVRAVEFKLSQGAKPGLGGHLPGAKVNAEIARIRGVQEGKDVVSPSRHTAFRNVDEMLDVVERVADATGLPVGIKSAVGEIGFWQELAARMGDGQRGVDFITIDGGEGGTGAAPLVFADHVSFPFRVGFAQVYGLFAQAGLTDRVTWIGSGKLGLPANAIVAFALGVDLINVAREAMLAIGCIQAQKCHTDRCPTGVATQNPWLARGLDPEQKSHRLANYIMTLRRDLLKVSEAAGVRHPALLSPNAVEILDGDRQHRPLADVYGYQPGWGTPGQEIARDIDEYMSRYADLPGTDRVVVHEPLKLATEPNQAIE; from the coding sequence ATGAAGAAGCGGACGCTCGCCGCACTGGTTCCCGCCGCCCTCGCCGGCATCGCTCTGCAGGACCTGGTCCAGAAGGAACATGCCCTCCGCCGTAATTTCCCGGTCATCGCGCGCGCGAGATATCTGCTCGAGTCGATCGGCCCGGAGCTGCGCCAGTACATCATCACCAGCAACGACGACGGGCGGCCGTTCAGTCGCGATCAGCGACGCTGGGTGTACACCTCGGCGAAGAAGAACAACAACTACTTCGCGTTCGGTACGGACAACGACACCGAGAACGCCTCCTATCCGATCATCAAGCAGGCCACTTTCTCCGAAGTCGTCCCCGCCTCGCCGATCCACGGGCGCGACATCGAGCTGCCGGGCGGAAAGATACTGGGCGGACCACGGGGACGTCGGCACGCCTTCCGGCCGTCGTCGGTGGTCAATGTGTCGGCGATGTCGTTCGGTTCGCTCAGCCCGCAGGCGATCCAGGCGATCAACAAGGGAGTGAAGCTCGCCGGCTCCTGGCACAACACGGGCGAGGGTGGCTTGTCGGACCATCACCGCCAGGGCGGCGACCTGGTGTTCCAGATCGGCACCGGCTACTTCGGCTGCCGCAACGAGCGCGGCGAGTTCGATCTCGACCGGCTGATCGACGTCGTCGGGTCCGGCCCGGTCCGCGCCGTCGAGTTCAAGCTCAGCCAGGGCGCGAAACCCGGTCTGGGCGGCCACCTTCCGGGTGCCAAGGTGAACGCAGAGATCGCCCGGATCCGGGGTGTCCAGGAGGGCAAGGACGTCGTCAGCCCGTCCCGGCACACCGCATTCCGCAATGTCGACGAGATGCTCGACGTCGTCGAGCGGGTCGCCGACGCCACGGGACTGCCGGTCGGAATCAAGTCCGCGGTGGGCGAGATCGGATTCTGGCAGGAGCTGGCCGCCCGAATGGGTGACGGGCAGCGCGGGGTCGACTTCATCACGATCGATGGCGGCGAGGGCGGTACCGGCGCCGCCCCGCTGGTCTTCGCCGACCACGTGTCGTTCCCGTTCCGGGTTGGCTTCGCCCAGGTTTACGGGCTGTTCGCACAGGCCGGTCTGACCGATCGGGTCACCTGGATCGGGTCAGGCAAACTCGGCCTGCCCGCCAACGCGATCGTGGCGTTCGCCCTGGGCGTCGACCTCATCAACGTCGCGCGCGAGGCGATGTTGGCGATCGGCTGCATCCAGGCCCAGAAGTGCCACACCGACCGCTGCCCGACCGGTGTCGCGACGCAGAACCCATGGCTGGCTCGCGGTTTGGATCCCGAGCAGAAGTCGCATCGGCTGGCGAACTACATCATGACGTTGCGCCGCGACCTGCTGAAGGTCTCGGAGGCGGCCGGGGTCCGTCACCCCGCGTTGCTGAGTCCGAACGCCGTCGAGATCCTCGACGGCGACCGTCAGCACCGGCCGCTCGCCGATGTGTACGGCTACCAGCCCGGGTGGGGCACCCCCGGACAGGAGATCGCCCGCGACATCGACGAGTACATGTCGCGGTACGCGGATCTGCCGGGCACCGACCGGGTCGTCGTGCACGAACCGCTGAAGCTGGCGACCGAGCCGAACCAGGCGATCGAATAG
- a CDS encoding ABC transporter permease, translating into MSELFPAGTFSPDPRPSTVPRMLAAQYGLELKLLLRNGEQLLLTMFIPITLLIGLTLLPLGSFGAHRVAVFVPAIMALAVISTAFTGQAIAVAFDRRYGALKRLGATALPVWGIIAGKSLAVVTVVFLQALLLGGIGLALGWRPNPFGLLLGAAVIALGTAGFAAMGLLLGGTLRAEIVLAVANLLWFVFAGLGALTLETSAIPRGLAWVARLTPSGALTEALTRAMSLSVDWFGIAVLAAWGAVSALAALRWFRFT; encoded by the coding sequence ATGAGCGAGCTCTTCCCGGCGGGCACGTTCTCCCCCGACCCGCGGCCCAGTACAGTGCCGCGGATGCTGGCCGCCCAGTACGGCCTCGAGCTGAAACTGCTGCTGCGCAACGGCGAACAGCTGTTGCTGACGATGTTCATCCCGATCACGCTGCTGATCGGGCTCACCCTGCTGCCCCTCGGCTCGTTCGGCGCGCACCGGGTCGCGGTGTTCGTCCCGGCGATCATGGCGCTGGCGGTGATCTCGACCGCGTTCACCGGCCAGGCCATCGCCGTGGCGTTCGATCGCCGCTACGGGGCCCTGAAACGGTTGGGCGCCACCGCCCTTCCGGTGTGGGGCATCATCGCGGGCAAATCGCTGGCCGTGGTGACCGTGGTGTTCCTGCAGGCGCTGCTGCTCGGCGGCATCGGCCTGGCCCTGGGCTGGCGACCCAACCCGTTCGGCCTACTGCTCGGCGCGGCGGTGATCGCGCTCGGCACAGCCGGATTCGCGGCGATGGGGCTGCTGCTGGGTGGGACGCTGCGCGCCGAGATCGTGCTCGCCGTCGCCAACCTGCTGTGGTTCGTGTTCGCTGGGCTGGGGGCGCTGACACTGGAGACCAGCGCGATCCCGCGCGGGCTGGCCTGGGTGGCGCGACTCACCCCGTCCGGCGCTCTCACCGAGGCGCTGACGCGAGCGATGTCGTTGTCGGTGGACTGGTTCGGTATCGCGGTGCTGGCGGCGTGGGGTGCGGTCTCGGCCCTGGCGGCGCTGCGCTGGTTCCGGTTCACCTGA
- a CDS encoding cysteine desulfurase yields MTASVDLDVTGIRADFPILNRVMRGGHQLAYLDSGATSQKPLQVLDAEREFLTTSNGAVHRGAHQLMEESTDAYEQGRADIAAFVGADTDELVFTKNATESLNLVSYVLGDERFEKAVGPGDVIVTTELEHHANLIPWQELARRTGATLRWYGVTDDGRIDLDSLHLDERVKVVAFSHHSNVTGAIAPVGELVSRAKAVGALTVLDACQSVPHQPVDFHALDVDYAAFSGHKMLGPTGIGVLYGRRELLGAMPPFLTGGSMIETVTMEAATYAPAPQRFEAGTPMTSQVVGLGAAARYLDTIGMAAVEAHENELVAATLGGLAALPQVRIIGPTTLEHRGSPVSFVVDGVHAHDVGQVLDDEGVAVRVGHHCAWPLHRRFGIAATARASFAVYNTLDEVDRLVAGVKRAVEFFS; encoded by the coding sequence ATGACCGCCTCGGTGGACCTGGATGTCACTGGCATTCGCGCCGACTTCCCGATCCTGAATCGGGTGATGCGGGGCGGACATCAGCTGGCCTACCTGGATTCCGGGGCGACCTCGCAGAAGCCGCTGCAGGTTCTCGACGCCGAGCGTGAGTTTCTGACCACCTCCAACGGCGCGGTGCACCGGGGCGCGCACCAGCTGATGGAGGAGTCGACCGACGCCTACGAACAGGGTCGGGCCGATATCGCTGCGTTCGTCGGCGCCGACACCGACGAGCTGGTGTTCACCAAGAACGCCACCGAATCGCTGAACCTGGTGTCGTATGTGCTGGGCGACGAGCGGTTCGAGAAGGCGGTCGGTCCCGGGGACGTCATCGTCACCACCGAACTGGAACACCACGCCAACCTGATCCCGTGGCAGGAACTGGCCCGGCGCACCGGGGCGACCCTGCGCTGGTACGGCGTGACCGATGACGGTCGTATCGACCTCGATTCGCTCCATCTCGACGAGCGGGTGAAAGTCGTTGCTTTCAGCCATCATTCGAATGTCACCGGTGCGATCGCGCCGGTCGGCGAGCTGGTGTCGCGGGCCAAGGCAGTTGGCGCCCTCACGGTGCTGGACGCCTGCCAGTCGGTTCCGCATCAGCCGGTGGACTTCCACGCGCTGGACGTCGACTACGCCGCGTTCTCCGGTCACAAGATGTTGGGCCCCACCGGGATCGGCGTGCTCTACGGTCGGCGCGAGCTGCTGGGCGCGATGCCGCCGTTCCTCACCGGCGGATCGATGATCGAGACGGTCACCATGGAGGCCGCCACCTACGCGCCCGCACCACAGCGATTCGAGGCAGGCACCCCGATGACGTCGCAGGTCGTCGGGTTGGGGGCGGCCGCGCGGTATCTCGACACGATCGGGATGGCCGCCGTCGAGGCGCACGAGAACGAATTGGTGGCCGCCACACTCGGGGGGCTGGCCGCACTACCCCAGGTGCGGATCATCGGGCCGACCACGCTGGAGCACCGCGGATCGCCGGTGAGCTTCGTGGTCGACGGTGTGCACGCCCACGACGTCGGGCAGGTACTCGACGACGAGGGTGTGGCCGTGCGCGTTGGGCACCACTGCGCCTGGCCACTGCACCGCCGGTTCGGCATCGCCGCGACCGCGCGGGCGTCGTTCGCGGTGTACAACACGCTCGACGAGGTGGACCGCCTGGTAGCCGGGGTGAAGCGAGCGGTGGAGTTCTTTTCGTGA
- the sufD gene encoding Fe-S cluster assembly protein SufD, producing MSNLTKAVEGSRLTAINKGEQFSSFDVDAFEVPGGRDEIWRFTPLKRLRGLHDGSAVANGSAPITVTERPGVTVETVRRGDERLGQGGVPSDRVAAQAFSSFNSATIVTVARDTEVAEPIEITVDGPGEGGVAYGHLQIRVEELSRAIVVVDLRGSGTYADNVEIIVGDSAGLGVIWIADFADDMVHVSAHHAKLGKDSVLGHVNVTLGGDVVRTSTTVRFTGPGGDAKLLGTYFADAGQFFESRLLVDHAQPNCKSDVLYKGALQGDPDSKKPDAHTVWVGDVLIRAEATGTDTFEVNRNLVLTDGARADSVPNLEIETGEIVGAGHASATGRFDDEQLFYLRARGIPEDQARRLVVRGFFNEIIAKIAVPEVRERLTDAIERELAITESKATQP from the coding sequence GTGAGCAATCTGACCAAGGCAGTGGAGGGTTCGCGACTCACTGCCATCAACAAGGGTGAGCAATTCAGCTCCTTCGACGTCGACGCCTTCGAGGTACCGGGCGGTCGCGACGAGATCTGGCGGTTCACCCCGCTCAAGCGACTCCGCGGTCTGCACGACGGCTCCGCCGTCGCCAACGGCTCCGCGCCGATCACCGTGACCGAGCGCCCCGGCGTGACGGTGGAGACCGTCCGCCGCGGCGACGAGCGACTCGGTCAGGGCGGCGTTCCCAGCGATCGGGTTGCCGCCCAAGCATTTTCGTCGTTCAACTCGGCGACGATCGTCACCGTCGCGCGGGACACCGAGGTCGCCGAGCCCATCGAGATCACCGTCGACGGTCCCGGCGAGGGCGGGGTGGCCTACGGCCACCTGCAGATCCGCGTCGAGGAACTGTCCCGTGCGATCGTGGTCGTCGATCTGCGCGGTAGCGGCACCTACGCCGACAACGTCGAGATCATCGTCGGCGACTCGGCCGGCCTGGGCGTCATCTGGATCGCCGACTTCGCCGACGACATGGTGCATGTCAGCGCTCATCACGCCAAGCTCGGCAAGGACTCGGTGCTGGGCCACGTGAACGTCACCCTCGGCGGCGACGTGGTGCGCACGAGTACAACCGTGCGGTTCACCGGCCCCGGCGGGGACGCCAAGCTGCTCGGCACCTACTTCGCCGACGCCGGGCAGTTCTTCGAGTCCCGGCTCCTAGTCGACCACGCCCAGCCGAACTGCAAGTCCGATGTGCTGTACAAGGGTGCGCTGCAAGGGGATCCGGACTCCAAGAAGCCCGACGCGCACACCGTCTGGGTGGGCGATGTGCTGATCCGGGCCGAGGCCACCGGCACCGACACCTTCGAGGTCAACCGCAACCTGGTGCTGACCGACGGTGCCCGCGCGGACTCGGTGCCGAACCTGGAGATCGAGACCGGCGAGATCGTCGGCGCCGGACACGCCAGTGCCACCGGCCGTTTCGACGACGAGCAGCTGTTCTACCTGCGCGCCCGCGGCATCCCGGAGGATCAGGCCCGCCGCCTGGTCGTGCGCGGTTTCTTCAACGAAATCATCGCCAAGATCGCGGTCCCCGAGGTGCGCGAGCGCCTCACGGACGCCATCGAACGAGAACTTGCCATCACCGAGTCGAAAGCAACCCAGCCATGA
- a CDS encoding ABC transporter ATP-binding protein, translated as MRLRGVSKHYGSTTAVANLDLEVHTAEVLALLGPNGAGKTTTVEMCEGFTRPDGGTIEVLGLDPVADNARVRERIGVMLQGGGGYPAARAGEMLNLVASYAANPLDPAWLLDTLGLTDAARTTYRRLSGGQQQRLALACALVGRPELVFLDEPTAGMDAHARLVVWELIDALRRDGVTVVLTTHQLKEAEELADRIVIIDHGSAVASGTPAELMRDGAEGQLRFSAPRQLDLTLLVAALPEGYAAKEVSPGEYLVEGKIDPQVLATVTAWCARLDVLATDVRVEQRSLEDVFLELTGKELRA; from the coding sequence GTGCGACTGCGCGGGGTGTCCAAGCACTATGGGTCGACGACGGCCGTGGCGAACCTCGATCTCGAGGTGCACACCGCCGAGGTGCTGGCGCTGCTCGGTCCCAACGGGGCAGGCAAGACGACGACAGTCGAAATGTGCGAGGGCTTCACGCGCCCCGACGGCGGCACGATCGAGGTGCTGGGCCTGGACCCGGTCGCCGACAACGCGCGCGTACGCGAGCGGATCGGCGTGATGTTGCAGGGCGGTGGCGGCTATCCGGCGGCTCGGGCCGGCGAGATGCTGAACCTGGTGGCCTCCTACGCCGCCAACCCGCTCGATCCGGCGTGGCTGCTGGATACGCTGGGGCTCACCGACGCCGCCCGCACCACCTACCGGCGGCTCTCCGGCGGCCAGCAGCAGCGCCTCGCACTGGCGTGTGCGCTGGTCGGACGACCCGAACTGGTGTTCCTCGACGAGCCGACCGCCGGCATGGACGCGCACGCGCGGCTGGTGGTGTGGGAGCTGATCGACGCGCTGCGCCGCGACGGTGTGACGGTGGTGTTGACCACCCACCAGCTCAAGGAGGCCGAAGAGCTCGCCGACCGGATCGTGATCATCGACCACGGCTCAGCCGTCGCGTCCGGTACACCCGCAGAGCTGATGCGCGACGGCGCCGAGGGCCAGCTGCGGTTCTCCGCGCCGCGTCAGCTCGATCTGACACTGTTGGTCGCGGCCTTGCCGGAAGGCTATGCGGCGAAAGAGGTTTCGCCGGGCGAGTATCTCGTGGAGGGCAAGATCGACCCGCAGGTGCTGGCGACGGTGACGGCGTGGTGCGCGCGGCTCGACGTGCTGGCCACCGATGTCCGGGTAGAGCAGCGCAGCCTCGAAGACGTGTTCCTGGAGTTGACCGGCAAGGAGTTGCGGGCATGA
- the mptB gene encoding polyprenol phosphomannose-dependent alpha 1,6 mannosyltransferase MptB, protein MAARQLSLSSSIARLHGDERTVGAPLNDAEFRAMRRTRLFGATGTVLMAIGALGAGARPVVQDPTFGVRLLNLPSRIQTVSLTMTTTGAVMMALAWLMLGRFALGSRRMTRSQLDHTLLLWVVPLLIAPPMYSKDVYSYLAQSQISANGLNPYKVGPAPGLGLDHVFTLSVPSLWRETPAPYGPLFLWVGRGISALTGENIVAAVLSHRVVVLLGVGMIVWAVPRLARRCGVAEVSALWLGAANPLLLMHLVAGIHNEALMLGLMLTGTEFALRGIDSAKPLWPKPLRWPQGRDDWAQWMPPAMLVLGAVLITMSSQVKLPGLLALGFVGMALAYRWGSTVRAFLLASTLMAALSLVVMAIIGWASGLGFGWIFTLGTANVVRSWMSPPTLLALGTGQVGILLGLGDHTTAVLSLTRAMGVLIIMITVTWLLLAVLRGRLHPVGGLGVALGATVLLFPVVQPWYLLWAIIPLAAWATRPGFRIATIAVSLVVGIFGPTANGDRFALFQIVDATLASTVIVLVLIALTFHRLPWRKVPGTNETFSGQEPDTPPAEPPTEPPAPRPAPGAYAESP, encoded by the coding sequence GTGGCAGCCCGCCAGCTCTCGCTGAGTTCATCGATCGCCCGTCTGCACGGCGATGAACGCACCGTCGGCGCGCCCCTGAATGATGCCGAATTCCGCGCGATGCGCCGGACTCGGCTCTTCGGCGCCACCGGAACGGTGCTGATGGCGATAGGTGCGCTCGGTGCCGGTGCCCGCCCGGTCGTGCAGGACCCCACCTTTGGGGTGCGGCTGCTCAATCTGCCGTCACGCATCCAGACCGTTTCGCTGACCATGACCACCACCGGCGCGGTGATGATGGCGCTGGCCTGGCTGATGCTCGGTCGTTTTGCGCTCGGCAGCCGCCGGATGACGCGCAGTCAGCTTGATCACACTCTGCTGCTGTGGGTGGTGCCGCTGCTGATCGCTCCCCCGATGTACAGCAAGGACGTCTACTCCTATCTGGCGCAGAGCCAGATCTCGGCCAACGGGCTCAACCCCTACAAGGTCGGCCCGGCGCCGGGGCTTGGCCTCGACCACGTCTTTACGCTCTCGGTACCCAGCCTGTGGCGCGAGACGCCGGCGCCGTATGGACCGCTGTTCCTCTGGGTCGGGCGGGGAATATCCGCTTTGACCGGCGAGAACATCGTCGCCGCGGTCCTCAGCCACCGGGTGGTGGTGCTGCTCGGCGTCGGCATGATCGTGTGGGCGGTGCCGCGGCTGGCCCGCCGGTGCGGGGTCGCCGAGGTCAGCGCGCTGTGGCTGGGCGCGGCCAACCCGCTGCTGTTGATGCATCTGGTCGCCGGCATCCACAACGAGGCGCTGATGCTGGGTCTGATGCTCACCGGCACCGAATTCGCGCTGCGCGGCATCGATTCGGCCAAACCGCTGTGGCCGAAGCCGCTGCGCTGGCCGCAGGGACGGGACGACTGGGCACAGTGGATGCCGCCGGCAATGCTCGTTCTGGGCGCCGTGCTGATCACGATGTCGTCGCAGGTCAAGCTGCCCGGCCTGTTGGCGTTGGGCTTCGTCGGGATGGCGCTGGCCTACCGCTGGGGCTCAACTGTCAGGGCGTTCCTGCTGGCCAGCACGCTGATGGCCGCGCTGTCGCTGGTGGTGATGGCGATCATCGGCTGGGCCAGCGGCCTGGGGTTCGGCTGGATCTTCACGCTCGGCACCGCCAACGTGGTGCGCAGCTGGATGTCGCCGCCGACGCTGTTGGCGCTGGGTACCGGCCAGGTCGGGATCCTGCTCGGGCTCGGCGATCACACGACGGCCGTGCTGTCGCTGACCCGCGCGATGGGTGTGCTGATCATCATGATCACGGTCACTTGGCTGCTGCTGGCCGTGCTGCGCGGCCGGCTGCATCCGGTCGGCGGCCTTGGCGTCGCGCTGGGTGCGACCGTGCTGCTGTTCCCCGTCGTGCAGCCCTGGTACCTGCTGTGGGCGATCATCCCGCTGGCGGCCTGGGCCACGCGTCCCGGTTTCCGCATCGCCACGATCGCGGTGTCGCTCGTCGTCGGAATCTTCGGGCCGACCGCGAACGGCGACCGCTTCGCCCTGTTCCAGATCGTCGACGCCACGCTGGCCAGCACGGTGATCGTGCTGGTGCTGATCGCGCTGACCTTCCATCGACTGCCTTGGCGCAAGGTGCCCGGGACCAACGAGACGTTCAGCGGTCAGGAGCCCGACACTCCGCCGGCCGAGCCGCCCACCGAACCACCGGCGCCGCGCCCCGCGCCCGGCGCATACGCTGAGTCACCGTGA
- the sufC gene encoding Fe-S cluster assembly ATPase SufC, which produces MSTLEIKDLHVSVANEDGTEKEILKGVNLTVKSGETHAVMGPNGSGKSTLSYSIAGHPKYHVTSGSITLDGEDVLAMSVDERARAGLFLAMQYPVEVPGVSMSNFLRTAATAVRGEAPKLRHWVKEVKSAMADLEIDPQFAERSVNEGFSGGEKKRHEILQLGLLKPKIAILDETDSGLDVDALRVVSEGVNRYAEAEHAGVLLITHYTRILRYIRPQFVHVFVDGRIVESGGAELADELEENGYVRFTQQAATTGA; this is translated from the coding sequence ATGAGCACTTTGGAAATCAAGGACCTTCACGTCAGCGTCGCCAACGAGGACGGCACCGAGAAGGAAATCCTCAAGGGTGTCAACCTGACCGTGAAGTCGGGGGAGACCCACGCGGTGATGGGCCCCAACGGATCCGGCAAGTCCACGCTGTCGTACTCGATCGCCGGCCACCCCAAGTACCACGTCACCTCGGGGTCGATCACCCTCGACGGTGAGGACGTGCTGGCGATGAGCGTCGACGAGCGCGCCCGCGCCGGCCTCTTCTTGGCCATGCAGTACCCGGTCGAGGTGCCCGGCGTGTCGATGTCGAACTTCCTGCGGACCGCGGCGACCGCCGTCCGCGGCGAGGCGCCCAAGCTGCGGCACTGGGTCAAAGAGGTCAAGTCGGCGATGGCCGACCTGGAGATCGACCCGCAGTTCGCCGAACGCAGTGTGAACGAGGGCTTTTCCGGCGGTGAGAAGAAGCGCCACGAGATCCTGCAGCTGGGTCTGCTGAAGCCGAAGATCGCGATCCTCGACGAGACCGACTCCGGCCTGGACGTCGACGCCCTGCGCGTGGTGTCCGAAGGTGTCAACCGCTACGCCGAGGCCGAGCACGCCGGTGTTCTGCTGATCACGCACTACACCCGGATCCTGCGCTACATCCGCCCGCAGTTCGTCCACGTCTTCGTCGACGGCCGGATCGTCGAATCCGGCGGTGCCGAGCTGGCCGATGAGCTCGAGGAGAACGGCTACGTGCGGTTCACCCAGCAGGCCGCGACGACAGGAGCCTGA
- a CDS encoding helix-turn-helix transcriptional regulator: MLRVPLLDLVGELRNTGVVKFPSDADAVPVVGTAVHDGQTRRSIVQLLVESGSITAAEIGQRLGISAAGVRRHLDALIEAGDAQANAAAAWQQAGRGRPAKRYRLTAAGRAKLEHTYDDLASAAIRQLREIGGDATVQTFARRRIDAILAGVTEGPDDVESTAERVADAMTKAGYAATTTRVGGPMQGIQICQHHCPVSHVAEEFPELCEAEKQAMSEVLGTHVQRLATIANGDCACTTHVPLTPVHH; this comes from the coding sequence GTGCTAAGGGTGCCCTTGCTAGACCTGGTTGGGGAATTGCGTAACACTGGTGTTGTGAAATTCCCGTCCGATGCTGATGCCGTGCCCGTGGTGGGCACCGCAGTGCATGACGGACAGACCCGGCGCTCCATTGTGCAGCTCCTGGTCGAGTCGGGATCGATCACCGCCGCCGAGATCGGTCAGCGGCTGGGCATCTCCGCCGCCGGTGTTCGCAGGCACCTCGACGCGCTCATCGAGGCCGGTGACGCTCAGGCGAATGCTGCGGCGGCGTGGCAGCAGGCCGGCCGCGGCAGGCCTGCCAAGCGGTACCGCCTCACCGCGGCCGGGCGCGCCAAGCTCGAGCACACCTACGACGACCTGGCGTCCGCCGCGATCCGCCAACTGCGCGAAATCGGCGGGGACGCGACGGTCCAGACGTTCGCCCGGCGCCGGATCGATGCGATCCTCGCGGGAGTAACGGAAGGTCCGGACGACGTTGAATCGACTGCCGAGCGGGTAGCCGACGCAATGACGAAGGCCGGTTACGCGGCGACGACGACGCGGGTGGGCGGACCCATGCAGGGCATCCAAATCTGCCAGCACCACTGCCCGGTTTCGCATGTCGCCGAAGAGTTTCCGGAACTGTGCGAGGCCGAGAAGCAGGCCATGTCCGAGGTCCTCGGCACCCACGTACAGCGGTTGGCGACCATCGCCAACGGCGACTGCGCCTGCACCACCCACGTGCCGCTCACGCCGGTACACCACTAG